The Populus nigra chromosome 14, ddPopNigr1.1, whole genome shotgun sequence genome has a segment encoding these proteins:
- the LOC133672365 gene encoding UDP-N-acetylglucosamine transporter ROCK1-like, with translation MATTKRKGGTTRSERTNPRVWLYSVLLTLQYGAQPLISKRFTRREVIVTTSVLTCELAKVVCALILMVRDGSLKKVFSQWTLVGSLTASGLPAAIYALQNSLLQISYKNLDSLTFSILNQTKIFFTAFFTYIMLRQKQSIQQIGALLLLIMAAVLLSIGEGSSKGSSSSDPEQILFYGIIPVLVASVLSGLASALCQWASQVKKHSSYLMTVEMSIVGSLCLLASTTKSPDGEAIRQHGYFYGWTPLTMIPVVANALGGILVGLVTSYAGGVRKGFVIVSALLVTALLQFMFEGKPPSVYCLVALPLVMSSISIYQKYPYRVKKKES, from the exons ATGGCGACGACGAAGCGAAAAGGTGGAACCACCAGGTCGGAGAGAACGAACCCAAGGGTTTGGCTATACTCCGTTTTGCTCACTCTTCAATACGGAGCCCAGCCTCTCATCTCCAAACGCTTCACCAG ACGTGAAGTAATCGTGACTACATCTGTTTTGACATGCGAGTTAGCTAAG gtTGTATGTGCCCTAATTCTCATGGTAAGAGATGGTAGTTTGAAGAAAGTGTTCAGCCAGTGGACTTTGGTTGGTTCGTTGACTGCATCCGGACTTCCTGCGGCAATTTATGCGCTGCAAAACAGCTTGCTGCAGATATCatacaagaatcttgattcacTCACATTTTCAATATTGAAccagacaaaaatattttttactgcaTTCTTTACATACATAATGTTGAG GCAGAAGCAATCAATTCAACAAATTGGGGCTTTGTTGTTGCTGATAATGGCAGCTGTTCTTCTAAGCATTGGGGAAGGCTCTAGCAAAGGCTCTAGTAGTAGTGACCCcgaacaaattttattttatgggatCATTCCGGTCCTGGTTGCTTCTGTTCTCTCTGGTCTTGCTTCAGCTTTGTGTCAATGGGCTTCTCAG GTTAAGAAACACTCGTCGTACTTGATGACTGTAGAAATGTCAATTGTTGGAAGCTTGTGCTTGTTGGCCAGTACCACTAAGTCTCCAGATGGAGAAGCTATCAGACAGCATGGATACTTTTATGGCTGGACTCCACTAACTATG ATCCCAGTTGTAGCCAATGCTCTTGGTGGAATTCTTGTTGGCCTTGTCACAAGCTATGCTGGTGGTGTGAGAAAG GGGTTTGTCATTGTTTCTGCACTTCTTGTAACGGCCTTGCTTCAGTTCATGTTTGAAGGGAAACCGCCTTCAGTGTACTGTCTTGTGGCTCTTCCACTCGTCATGAGCAGCATTTCAATATACCAGAAATATCCATATAGAGTTAAAAAGAAGGAATCATAA
- the LOC133673537 gene encoding uncharacterized protein LOC133673537 translates to MGKQQKSLRSKAVHFVSDLTTVILNPISDKPSKHPTPLPHPPPEDVSESKRSQLEFVTEEDTGHLVEEPDTSSFTAFLYSLLSSSGSGNNPKLDEQNDHSAQMGDQLSENVAKESGTKKGLFSRGKQTLRAIYQATRIGGNRSQESKGNSDLKNVDENDDFGGLEVKSMPKQNMKEPVALGDLPDISEPSLLLSEKERSTLYVSLPALVQGRKWLLLYSTWRHGISLSTLYRRSMLWSGHSLLVVGDRKGAVFGGLVEAPLRPTNKKYQGTNSTFVFTNKPGHPVIFRPTGANRYFTLCSTDFLAIGGGGRFALYMDSDLLNGSSSVSETYGNPCLAHTEDFEVKEVELWGFVYGSKYEEILALSRTESPGICRF, encoded by the exons ATGGGAAAGCAACAAAAGTCGTTAAGGAGCAAAGCAGTCCACTTCGTGTCTGATCTCACCACTGTCATCCTTAATCCTATCTCTGATAAACCCTCCAAGCATCCCACTCCTCTTCCTCATCCTCCTCCT GAAGATGTCAGTGAGTCAAAAAGGAGTCAGCTAGAGTTCGTTACTGAAGAGGATACAGGGCACTTAGTTGAGGAGCCTGATACTTCTTCGTTTACTGCATTCTTATACTCTTTGTTATCGTCCTCAGGGTCTGGAAATAATCCAAAATTGGATGAGCAAAATGATCATTCAGCACAAATGGGTGACCAGCTATCAGAGAATGTAGCAAAAGAGAGTGGCACAAAAAAGGGGTTATTTTCAAGGGGCAAACAAACTCTAAGAGCTATTTACCAAGCTACAAGAATTGGTGGAAATCGGAGCCAAGAAAGCAAGGGTAATTCAGACTTGAAAAATGTTGACGAGAATGATGATTTTGGTGGACTTGAGGTGAAGAGCATGCCGAAGCAGAACATGAAAGAGCCTGTTGCTTTGGGAGATCTTCCAGACATATCTGAACCTTCATTGCTTCTttcagagaaagaaagaagcacCCTTTATGTTTCCCTTCCAGCACTTGTTCAAGGGAGGAAATGGTTATTGCTCTACAG TACATGGAGGCACGGGATATCTCTTTCAACCTTGTATAGAAGAAGCATGCTTTGGTCTGGACATAGCTTGCTG GTTGTTGGAGATCGCAAGGGGGCAGTATTTGGTGGCTTGGTTGAAGCTCCGCTAAGGCCAACCAACAAGAAATATCAG GGAACGAATAGCACATTTGTTTTCACAAATAAACCTGGTCATCCTGTTATATTCCGTCCTACAG GTGCTAATCGTTATTTCACTTTGTGCTCCACTGACTTTCTTGCAATTGGTGGAGGTGGCCGCTTTGCACTCTACATGGACAGTGATCT ATTAAATGGATCAAGTTCGGTCTCGGAAACCTATGGGAACCCTTGTCTTGCACACACAGAAGACTTTGAAGTTAAGGAAGTTGAG TTGTGGGGCTTTGTATATGGTTCAAAGTATGAGGAAATACTTGCTTTAAGCAGAACTGAGTCTCCTGGGATTTGTCGGTTTTGA